In one window of Oryzias melastigma strain HK-1 linkage group LG5, ASM292280v2, whole genome shotgun sequence DNA:
- the LOC112145627 gene encoding bladder cancer-associated protein, with protein MYCLQWLLPVLLIPKPLNPALWFNHSMFMGFYLLSFLLERKPCTICALVFLAALFLICYSCWGNCFLYHCQDAALPDSAHNPAIVGT; from the coding sequence ATGTATTGTCTGCAGTGGCTGCTCCCCGTGCTGCTCATCCCCAAACCGCTGAACCCGGCGCTGTGGTTCAACCACTCCATGTTCATGGGCTTCTACCTGCTCAGCTTCCTGCTGGAGAGGAAACCCTGCACCATCTGTGCCTTGGTTTTCCTGGCGGCGCTCTTCCTCATCTGCTACAGCTGCTGGGGCAACTGCTTCCTGTACCACTGCCAGGACGCTGCACTgccagactccgcccacaacccTGCTATTGTGGGGACCTAA